In Taeniopygia guttata chromosome Z, bTaeGut7.mat, whole genome shotgun sequence, one genomic interval encodes:
- the SLC26A1 gene encoding sulfate anion transporter 1 isoform X1, translating into MEKPLEVTRMENNTSSCLLMERKTRVKINRKEIMLAKLRKSCSCTPQKLKNFLMDFFPVLRWLPKYRCKEYIWGDVMSGLVIGIILVPQAIAYSLLAGLKPIYSLYTSFFANIIYFLMGTSRHVSVGIFSLISLMVGQVVDRELLLAGFDLNDDAPPASGDGSLQNDNLSNTTAFNLTIAGINAECGKECYAIGIATALTFMAGVYQVLMGIFRLGFISMYLSESVLDGFATGASLTILTAQVKYLIGIKIPRSQGHGMLVITWINIFRNISQANLCDVITSAICIVVLVTAKELGDRYKHKLKFPLPTELVVIVVATLVSHYGKLNEVYASSVSGAIPTGFIPPKVPEFNLMLRVALDALPLAIVSFVFTVSLSEMFAKKYAYTIRANQEMFAVGFCNIIPSFFHSFATSAALAKTLVKTSTGCQTQISGVISAMVVLLVLLFLAPLFYYLQKCVLACIIIVSLRGALRKFRDVPARYHVNKVDTLVWVVTMSASALISTEIGLLVGIVFSMLCIIVRTQRPRTALLGQIQDTSFYEDDSEYENLSTVPKVKIFRFEAPLYYANRNFFLKSLYRLTNLDPNLEAARRKKYEKKEKQHLKKGNHRTANGLGIGETTLQLVPKQIDFQALVVDCSSISFLDTTGVNTLKEILKDYKNLNISVLLACCNPSVIDSLKRGGYFGKDFGCMQEMLFYSIHNAVLFAKAQKLPADCSV; encoded by the exons atggaaaaaccaCTTGAGGTTACCAGAATGGAAAACAACACCTCATCCTGCCTTCTCATGGAAAGAAAGACTCGTGTCAAGATTAACAGGAAAGAAATCATGCTAGCTAAGCTGAGaaagagctgctcctgcacaccACAGAAGCTGAAGAACTTTCTTATGGACTTCTTTCCTGTTTTACGATGGCTTCCCAAGTACCGATGCAAAGAGTACATTTGGGGGGATGTTATGTCTGGGTTAGTGATTGGGATCATTTTGGTGCCTCAAGCAATTGCATACTCACTGCTGGCAGGTCTGAAGCCCATTTATAGCCTTTACACATCCTTCTTTGCCAACATCATCTATTTCTTAATGGGCACATCCCGTCACGTCTCAGTTGGCATCTTCAGCTTGATAAGCTTAATGGTGGGACAAGTTGTGGATCGAGAACTTCTCTTGGCTGGGTTTGACTTGAACGATGATGCCCCACCAGCCTCAGGTGATGGCTCTCTGCAGAATGACAATCTGTCCAACACAACTGCCTTCAACCTTACCATTGCGGGGATAAATGCCGAGTGTGGGAAAGAGTGCTACGCTATTGGCATTGCTACGGCCTTGACATTCATGGCTGGAGTGTATCAG GTTCTAATGGGGATCTTCCGTCTGGGTTTCATATCTATGTACCTATCTGAGTCCGTACTAGATGGCTTTGCAACTGGTGCTTCCTTAACCATTTTAACAGCTCAAGTGAAGTATCTTATCGGAATAAAAATTCCACGTAGCCAAGGTCATGGGATGCTGGTTATCACCTGGATTAACATTTTCCGGAACATTTCTCAGGCTAACCTTTGTGATGTCATCACAAGTGCCATTTGTATTGTGGTGCTGGTCACTGCTAAGGAACTCGGAGATCGGTATAAGCACAAACTGAAATTTCCTCTTCCCACAGAGCTGGTAGTTATTGTTGTGGCAACACTGGTGTCACACTATGGTAAGTTAAATGAAGTGTATGCATCTAGCGTTTCTGGAGCAATTCCAACAGGATTTATCCCTCCAAAGGTACCAGAGTTCAACTTAATGCTCCGAGTTGCTCTAGATGCTTTGCCTCTTGCCATAGTCAGTTTTGTCTTCACTGTATCCCTTTCTGAAATGTTTGCAAAGAAATATGCTTACACCATCCGAGCCAATCAGGAAATGTTTGCTGTGGGGTTCTGCAATATCATTCCTTCTTTCTTCCACTCTTTTGCAACCAGTGCAGCTCTGGCAAAAACACTTGTCAAAACATCTACAGGCTGCCAGACTCAAATCTCTGGAGTAATTAGTGCAATGGTGGTTTTGCTGGTGCTGCTCTTCCTGGCCCCTCTCTTCTACTACTTGCAGAAGTGTGTCCTGGCTTGTATTATCATTGTGAGCCTTCGGGGAGCCCTGAGGAAGTTCCGAGACGTGCCAGCACGGTACCATGTGAATAAGGTGGACACACTTGTTTGGGTAGTTACCATGTCTGCCTCTGCCTTGATCAGCACAGAAATAGGGCTGTTGGTTGGCATTGTTTTCTCCATGTTATGCATCATTGTTCGGACCCAGCGGCCACGGACAGCCCTGCTTGGTCAGATTCAAGACACAAGCTTTTATGAGGATGACTCAGAATATGAAAATCTCTCTACTGTTCCAAAGGTCAAAATATTTCGTTTTGAGGCCCCACTTTACTATGCAAATAGAAACTTCTTCCTAAAGTCTCTGTACAGATTGACCAATCTAGACCCTAACCTAGAAGCTGCTAGGAGGAAGAAATatgagaagaaggaaaagcagcaccTGAAAAAGGGAAATCACAGAACGGCTAATGGACTGGGCATCGGAGAAACCACTTTGCAACTAGTTCCTAAACAAATTGATTTCCAAGCCCTTGTTGTCGATTGCTCTTCCATCTCATTTTTGGACACCACTGGAGTTAATACTTTGAAGGAAATCCTGAAAGACTACAAGAATTTAAACATTTCTGTTCTCCTGGCTTGCTGCAATCCCTCAGTGATAGATTCTCTGAAAAGAGGGGGTTACTTTGGAAAGGATTTTGGGTGTATGCAGGAAATGCTATTCTACAGCATACATAATGCTGTGCTGTTTGCAAAAGCCCAAAAGCTTCCAGCAGACTGCTCAGTTTAA
- the SLC26A1 gene encoding sulfate anion transporter 1 isoform X2 produces MKRLCGDRFNKEAEQEARRLTENPLLYSGSSTTYFKESCDPEVLCYWVLIQELLWSYCSYFVPLERQHEVNTRKMEKPLEVTRMENNTSSCLLMERKTRVKINRKEIMLAKLRKSCSCTPQKLKNFLMDFFPVLRWLPKYRCKEYIWGDVMSGLVIGIILVPQAIAYSLLAGLKPIYSLYTSFFANIIYFLMGTSRHVSVGIFSLISLMVGQVVDRELLLAGFDLNDDAPPASGDGSLQNDNLSNTTAFNLTIAGINAECGKECYAIGIATALTFMAGVYQVLMGIFRLGFISMYLSESVLDGFATGASLTILTAQVKYLIGIKIPRSQGHGMLVITWINIFRNISQANLCDVITSAICIVVLVTAKELGDRYKHKLKFPLPTELVVIVVATLVSHYGKLNEVYASSVSGAIPTGFIPPKVPEFNLMLRVALDALPLAIVSFVFTVSLSEMFAKKYAYTIRANQEMFAVGFCNIIPSFFHSFATSAALAKTLVKTSTGCQTQISGVISAMVVLLVLLFLAPLFYYLQKCVLACIIIVSLRGALRKFRDVPARYHVNKVDTLVWVVTMSASALISTEIGLLVGIVFSMLCIIVRTQRPRTALLGQIQDTSFYEDDSEYENLSTVPKVKIFRFEAPLYYANRNFFLKSLYRLTNLDPNLEAARRKKYEKKEKQHLKKGNHRTANGLGIGETTLQLVPKQIDFQALVVDCSSISFLDTTGVNTLKEILKDYKNLNISVLLACCNPSVIDSLKRGGYFGKDFGCMQEMLFYSIHNAVLFAKAQKLPADCSV; encoded by the exons GAAGTAAATACtaggaaaatggaaaaaccaCTTGAGGTTACCAGAATGGAAAACAACACCTCATCCTGCCTTCTCATGGAAAGAAAGACTCGTGTCAAGATTAACAGGAAAGAAATCATGCTAGCTAAGCTGAGaaagagctgctcctgcacaccACAGAAGCTGAAGAACTTTCTTATGGACTTCTTTCCTGTTTTACGATGGCTTCCCAAGTACCGATGCAAAGAGTACATTTGGGGGGATGTTATGTCTGGGTTAGTGATTGGGATCATTTTGGTGCCTCAAGCAATTGCATACTCACTGCTGGCAGGTCTGAAGCCCATTTATAGCCTTTACACATCCTTCTTTGCCAACATCATCTATTTCTTAATGGGCACATCCCGTCACGTCTCAGTTGGCATCTTCAGCTTGATAAGCTTAATGGTGGGACAAGTTGTGGATCGAGAACTTCTCTTGGCTGGGTTTGACTTGAACGATGATGCCCCACCAGCCTCAGGTGATGGCTCTCTGCAGAATGACAATCTGTCCAACACAACTGCCTTCAACCTTACCATTGCGGGGATAAATGCCGAGTGTGGGAAAGAGTGCTACGCTATTGGCATTGCTACGGCCTTGACATTCATGGCTGGAGTGTATCAG GTTCTAATGGGGATCTTCCGTCTGGGTTTCATATCTATGTACCTATCTGAGTCCGTACTAGATGGCTTTGCAACTGGTGCTTCCTTAACCATTTTAACAGCTCAAGTGAAGTATCTTATCGGAATAAAAATTCCACGTAGCCAAGGTCATGGGATGCTGGTTATCACCTGGATTAACATTTTCCGGAACATTTCTCAGGCTAACCTTTGTGATGTCATCACAAGTGCCATTTGTATTGTGGTGCTGGTCACTGCTAAGGAACTCGGAGATCGGTATAAGCACAAACTGAAATTTCCTCTTCCCACAGAGCTGGTAGTTATTGTTGTGGCAACACTGGTGTCACACTATGGTAAGTTAAATGAAGTGTATGCATCTAGCGTTTCTGGAGCAATTCCAACAGGATTTATCCCTCCAAAGGTACCAGAGTTCAACTTAATGCTCCGAGTTGCTCTAGATGCTTTGCCTCTTGCCATAGTCAGTTTTGTCTTCACTGTATCCCTTTCTGAAATGTTTGCAAAGAAATATGCTTACACCATCCGAGCCAATCAGGAAATGTTTGCTGTGGGGTTCTGCAATATCATTCCTTCTTTCTTCCACTCTTTTGCAACCAGTGCAGCTCTGGCAAAAACACTTGTCAAAACATCTACAGGCTGCCAGACTCAAATCTCTGGAGTAATTAGTGCAATGGTGGTTTTGCTGGTGCTGCTCTTCCTGGCCCCTCTCTTCTACTACTTGCAGAAGTGTGTCCTGGCTTGTATTATCATTGTGAGCCTTCGGGGAGCCCTGAGGAAGTTCCGAGACGTGCCAGCACGGTACCATGTGAATAAGGTGGACACACTTGTTTGGGTAGTTACCATGTCTGCCTCTGCCTTGATCAGCACAGAAATAGGGCTGTTGGTTGGCATTGTTTTCTCCATGTTATGCATCATTGTTCGGACCCAGCGGCCACGGACAGCCCTGCTTGGTCAGATTCAAGACACAAGCTTTTATGAGGATGACTCAGAATATGAAAATCTCTCTACTGTTCCAAAGGTCAAAATATTTCGTTTTGAGGCCCCACTTTACTATGCAAATAGAAACTTCTTCCTAAAGTCTCTGTACAGATTGACCAATCTAGACCCTAACCTAGAAGCTGCTAGGAGGAAGAAATatgagaagaaggaaaagcagcaccTGAAAAAGGGAAATCACAGAACGGCTAATGGACTGGGCATCGGAGAAACCACTTTGCAACTAGTTCCTAAACAAATTGATTTCCAAGCCCTTGTTGTCGATTGCTCTTCCATCTCATTTTTGGACACCACTGGAGTTAATACTTTGAAGGAAATCCTGAAAGACTACAAGAATTTAAACATTTCTGTTCTCCTGGCTTGCTGCAATCCCTCAGTGATAGATTCTCTGAAAAGAGGGGGTTACTTTGGAAAGGATTTTGGGTGTATGCAGGAAATGCTATTCTACAGCATACATAATGCTGTGCTGTTTGCAAAAGCCCAAAAGCTTCCAGCAGACTGCTCAGTTTAA